From one Coffea eugenioides isolate CCC68of chromosome 11, Ceug_1.0, whole genome shotgun sequence genomic stretch:
- the LOC113753608 gene encoding auxin-responsive protein SAUR21-like, whose product MAIRLPRIIQAKQILRRSSKDVLKGYIAVYVGESEKKRFVVPISYLNQPAFQELLSQAEEEFGFDHPMGGLTIPCREDKFIDVTSCLS is encoded by the coding sequence ATGGCCATCCGCCTGCCTCGTATTATTCAAGCTAAGCAAATCCTAAGACGGTCTTCAAAGGATGTTTTGAAGGGCTACATTGCGGTGTATGTTggagaaagtgaaaagaaacgATTTGTGGTTCCCATTTCTTACCTGAATCAGCCTGCATTCCAAGAATTGTTGAGTCAAGCTGAGGAAGAATTTGGCTTTGATCATCCAATGGGGGGTTTGACAATCCCTTGCAGAGAAGACAAGTTCATTGATGTGACCTCTTGCTTGAGTTAA
- the LOC113751926 gene encoding uncharacterized protein LOC113751926 — translation MICPVCGDEIETVEHMLFTCPRAQFVWKLASVRWEGLRELQDNLWRWWEAVAQTGTKESGTEHISLTANIMWNIWKARNKVAFEQKRKEAKEICLKAQQEWQEYEEVRQQEEGYKKTAGDTGKPKPGKEPVLDGVIRISTDAALNARTIRTGKGIVARHWTGEIIRARGVVEQKKGDALMEETLIVRLALQMAPEEGWGKIAIFSDCKTATDYINGNNVQDGILATILEDIADMVQVFDYCTISWMPRSLNTASHRLACFASQLVNDVNWVNQCPNWLKEANRLDDRAYAHFVSNPCRIKC, via the coding sequence ATGATATGTCCTGTCTGTGGAGATGAAATAGAAACTGTCGAGCATATGCTTTTCACTTGCCCAAGAGCTCAATTTGTATGGAAATTGGCATCAGTCAGATGGGAGGGGCTGAGAGAACTACAAGATAATCTATGGAGATGGTGGGAGGCGGTGGCGCAGACAGGAACTAAGGAGTCTGGGACAGAGCACATAAGTCTAACAGCAAACATCATGTGGAACATTTGGAAAGCAAGAAACAAGGTGGCCTTTGAGCAAAAAAGGAAGGAGGCAAAGGAGATATGTTTGAAAGCACAACAAGAATGGCAGGAGTATGAGGAAGTGAGGCAACAGGAGGAGGGGTACAAAAAGACGGCAGGAGATACGGGCAAGCCTAAACCAGGGAAGGAACCAGTGCTAGATGGAGTTATTAGAATTAGTACAGATGCAGCCCTTAATGCGAGAACGATAAGAACAGGGAAGGGAATAGTGGCTAGGCATTGGACAGGCGAGATTATTAGAGCAAGGGGAGTAGTAGAGCAGAAGAAGGGGGATGCTCTAATggaagaaactttaatcgttAGATTAGCTCTCCAAATGGCTCCTGAAGAAGGTTGGGGGAAGATAGCCATCTTCTCAGACTGTAAAACGGCTACTGACTACATTAATGGCAACAATGTTCAAGATGGAATCCTAGCAACCATCCTGGAAGACATTGCAGATATGGTTCAAGTTTTTGACTACTGCACGATTTCTTGGATGCCTAGATCTCTTAATACAGCAAGTCATAGGCTAGCATGTTTTGCTTCTCAGCTAGTTAATGATGTTAATTGGGTAAATCAGTGCCCAAACTGGTTAAAGGAGGCTAATAGATTAGATGACAGGGCTTATGCTCATTTTGTAAGTAATCCTTGTAGGATCAAGTGTTAA